From the genome of Candidatus Omnitrophota bacterium, one region includes:
- the secG gene encoding preprotein translocase subunit SecG, with the protein MFTFLIIVHVLTCILLAVVVLMQSGRGGGLTDGFAAAESMFGAQTNSVLIRATTVLAIIFLVTSLSLAFLSAQKDKSLLMNAGKVQEEFDPDKLFDEASENVQRIEINTNAENAVPPSETQK; encoded by the coding sequence ATGTTTACATTTCTTATTATTGTTCACGTGTTGACGTGCATTTTGCTGGCGGTTGTTGTTTTGATGCAATCAGGGCGAGGAGGAGGCCTGACGGATGGTTTTGCAGCGGCTGAATCAATGTTTGGGGCTCAAACAAATAGCGTTTTAATCAGAGCGACAACGGTTTTAGCAATTATTTTCTTGGTGACTTCGTTGAGTCTTGCTTTCTTGTCCGCGCAAAAAGATAAATCGCTTTTAATGAACGCAGGCAAGGTTCAAGAAGAGTTTGACCCAGACAAGCTTTTTGATGAAGCTTCTGAAAACGTGCAAAGAATCGAGATTAATACAAACGCAGAAAATGCGGTACCACCAAGTGAAACACAGAAATAA